AGGGAGGAGATGCTGCCGCCGCGGCCCCCCGGCCGCGGCACCAGCCGCTGCCTCTCCCCTCCAACCAATGGTCCTCATTGTTGGTAAGTTCGTCTCCCTTTTCAATACCTTTAGTGCCATAGGCTGTTTAAGCGACTGGCCGCAAGCAAGGCGTCCCGCCCTGATCTTGCCACGCCCTTGGGGCCGGTGGCCTTGGGGCTTACCGGCTAGGAGCAGGAGTGGCCGGGGCCGGCGGCGCCGGTGGGGGCGCAGGGGGAGTCGGCGCTATTCGCCGCCCGATCTCATCTAGCTCCTTGGCAAAGCTGGACAGCGGCGTTCCCGCCTTGATGCCCTCTGCCACCTTTTGAATGCGGCTCACCAGATCGGGGCTGCTGGTAACGTTTACCCCGGTCAGGCGCGGTTCGGCCCGGCGGATGCGGTTGGCTACGTCGCGCTTGACATTGGTGGCCTGGGTTCCGGTAACGTTAGGACTGAGGGTTAACCCCACTAGGGCGGTAGTTCCGGAGATTACCACCGTTGCTTGCTTTACCCCCGGCACCTTAGTTGCTTCGGTGGCCAAAGCGCTCACCAAGCGGTCCATTTCCGCTGGAGTCGTTGGCAAGGGCTTTTGGGCAGGGCCAGGAACCGTTTGTTTAGGTGTGGTTTCGGGAGCCGGGGGCGCAGTTTTGGGGGGCGGCGAAGGCCGACGGGCGGGAGCGCAACTCCCTAAGCTGGCCGCCAAACTCACTACCAAGGCGGCCGCTGCCAATTTGGTTGCCAACCTAGAGCTAAACACGTTTCCACCTCCGTAATTCTCTCCAGGGTGGTCGGAAAATCGAGCTTAGTATTCACGAAAGAGCCGAAATCAATACGTAAGAATCGGCATCCGGCCCGCCAAGGGTGACTATTGTCTCTATGGGGCACAAATGATAACATAACTACGTTATAATTAAGAATCGAGTAGGCATTGTCCGAGAATACCG
This genomic window from Clostridia bacterium contains:
- a CDS encoding YhcN/YlaJ family sporulation lipoprotein, with amino-acid sequence MAAAALVVSLAASLGSCAPARRPSPPPKTAPPAPETTPKQTVPGPAQKPLPTTPAEMDRLVSALATEATKVPGVKQATVVISGTTALVGLTLSPNVTGTQATNVKRDVANRIRRAEPRLTGVNVTSSPDLVSRIQKVAEGIKAGTPLSSFAKELDEIGRRIAPTPPAPPPAPPAPATPAPSR